The Rosa chinensis cultivar Old Blush chromosome 7, RchiOBHm-V2, whole genome shotgun sequence DNA segment gaaggtaagcaaattttttttttgggaattaattagaatttaaaaaaaatatttgagaaaATACCGAATATAACCCCACATTTAATGGTCTATCGATGATAGACTAATgaaagtatcacgttgataagaaaatatgagtcaaagtatcacattgataactttgtaagttcaggtattatCTTGAAAGTTCTCTAAGCCTCCAGACATTATTGGTGAGAAATACCCTCTTTTTCTCGACATATATATCTTGTAGGGACAATACGATTTTGACATCATTGGATAGCATAGTGAAATCCAACATTTGGGAGAGAGAACTTTTTATGGTATAGAAACACTCAATTTTCTATCTTCCCTCCCCACCTTTAAAGGGACTTGAACACATGATCTCCCAAATGAAAATAGTTGTCGAAATTGGAAACATATATcttgaattttattataaaaaaagagagaacaattcttaggttcacccttagggtgaatgagcatattcacccccgttgtcgattaacatatttttacttaataaatttatatatcttaaattattcttcaaagatcatctctgtaaaaaatcaatcaaatcggaaatcgtttaattatctaattgaatcaaacaaatggatggttctaacaacacttactactacaatgatgaaccgtccatgtaattcagagaaatgaataactaaaaggtcttcaatttaattaattttttacagagctaatctttatattacgttatacaacatgaacggttggattaaaaaattataaagttattatacgTTAATTGCAAGAGAGGGTGAATTTGCTTATTCACCCGGGTGAACCTAaaaattgtttaaaaaaaaatatatgtatatatcttgATGTCTTAGAGTGTCGCCAAGTGTCAGCGCTTGAGCGCTTTGTCTGTTTCCGTTTAGAGCAACTCATAAACTCTCTGGCCTCTGCTGTAGAGGAGTCGACTCTTGACGAGAGAGATGAAGAACATGGACGCCGCCAAGCAGCATCGGCTTCGGCCGAGACTCGATCGCCGGAACGCGAGCAAGAACATAGACTACGACGCCGAGAAGCACTCCCCTACTCTCCGGACTCGCTCTCTCGACCTCCCTCCTCTCTCCCACAACCAAACCAGCTTCCGCGTCAGAGGCATCGACGGCGAATTCGACCTCATCTGCCGCAGTCTCGGCCTCTCCGGCCCCGAAGACTTCGCCATCCCAATCGCCGCTTGGGAGGCCCAGCGCGCCCGCTCCTCCTCCGACTTCACCTCCCGCCCTCGCCTCCGCCAAAACGACGACGTTCCGGAACCTAGGGTTACGACCGCCGTGAAAACtggcggcggaggaggaggaattAGGGGTGTTCGGCCCCCGCCGGTTGTGTTGAAATCTTCTGCTTTTGCTCCTCCGCATGATCACATAAACTCGCCTATTCCTGCTGATGACGTCAGCTCGTCGGAGGAAGAGGACCTTGTGGCGAGTGAAGCAAATGGTGGTGGGAGTGAAGCGGGCGATGAAGTGAGGTCAGCAGAGGGGAATGAGCTGCCTGAGTCTGTGTCTTGCAGCTCATCTCCGTCCAATAATGATAGTGATGACTATGGCGTTGGTGTTGGTATTGCTGTGAGGGTGCCACCAGTCCATAGTGTGTTTTCTCCTAATGGGAAGTTCAGACGCAGTGTTTCGTCTTCGTGGCAAAGGGGTCAGCTTTTGGGGAGTGGTTCCTATGGAACTGTCTATGAAGGCTTTACTGAGTAAGTGACTACTTGCTCTATCCATATGACCAAAGTGTCTTTGATGGGTTTCTTCTTGCTATTGAACTTCGAAAAAGTTGCTTACATTTTGTGTTTTAATTGATGTGCCTGTGTTGGTGGTGATTGGTATTTTACTTAAATTAGTGTGAACTAACCTCAGTCGGAAGAAGACTTTGAATGTTGAACAATTTACTCCAATATTTCCTACTTTGAAGACGCGGCTGTCCTGATTTTCATGCTTTTAAGTTGCTTTGAATTCAACAAAAGGAACTCCCTATAGTGTGGCAGGAGACTAGGAATCTGTTGAC contains these protein-coding regions:
- the LOC112176626 gene encoding mitogen-activated protein kinase kinase kinase 1 gives rise to the protein MKNMDAAKQHRLRPRLDRRNASKNIDYDAEKHSPTLRTRSLDLPPLSHNQTSFRVRGIDGEFDLICRSLGLSGPEDFAIPIAAWEAQRARSSSDFTSRPRLRQNDDVPEPRVTTAVKTGGGGGGIRGVRPPPVVLKSSAFAPPHDHINSPIPADDVSSSEEEDLVASEANGGGSEAGDEVRSAEGNELPESVSCSSSPSNNDSDDYGVGVGIAVRVPPVHSVFSPNGKFRRSVSSSWQRGQLLGSGSYGTVYEGFTDDGFFFAVKEVSLLDQGSQGKQSLLQLEQEIHLLSQFEHDNIVQYLGTDKDESKLYIFLELVTKGSLASLYSKYLLRDSQVSMFTRQILSGLKYLHDRNVLHRDIKCANILVDASGSVKLADFGLAKATKMNDVKSCKGTAYWMAPEVVNRRNRGYGLAADIWSLGCAVLEMLTRQPPYSHLEGMQALFQIGRGEPPAIPDSLSRDARDFILECLQVNPNNRPTAAQLLEHPFLKRPQISPVPASPHSNSLRS